The Aeoliella mucimassa genome includes the window CTGGAAGAGACCTCGCACAATCCTTACAAGCGTGGCCTGCTTATCAGTCGCAGATGGGGAAAACTGCCAGAAGCAGCAATCCGCATCGAGATACAGCTGCGGCGTGCCAAGCTAACTCAGTTCGGAGTCGATACGGTCGACGACTGGATCAGTAAACGCTCAGCCATCATCAGCAAGCTCACTCAAGATTGGTTGCGACTCACAGACGGCCCAGTGAATCGCAAGCATCCTAAAAGCACTCCCAACCACACCGATTGGGAACTCATGCGGGAACGCTTTAAGGACTGGACCGGTTTGTCAGTGGGAGCAGATCTCACCGCACTCCCCAAAGGTCACATTGACTCAAGCAAGCAGATAGCCCAGGTCGTGGGCATCTTCATCGGCATGTATGCCCGCATCTCGAAAGTGATCGAAGACAACGAGCAATTCTTCCGCGAAGTCCTGGCTGATCTGCAGGGCGGAGTCGGCAAGCGCAATATGGCGATTGAAGTCGATCGCAAAGCGTTGGAACTCGGCGTGGAACCCTCTACGGCGATTGATTACTAACACTCTTTTTTTGTTACTAGAAAGGACTCGTGCGATGGCAAGTAAACGCAGTAGAAAACAAGCAAAGGCTCGTCACTACAAGAAGCATAGACGGGGTCTCCGTCGGTCATCAGCCCCCGATTACAGAGACCCCTATCGTCCTCCCAAGCGTGCCTGCGAGGTGTTTTGCATACGATGTGGTGAGTGCTACCCGTCAACTCAAATGAAATGGGACTCCAACTATACTCTGTGGGTATGCAAGAATTGGCCTTCGTGTGTCGGGGCCGGATTCGGTGTCGATGTCCACGAAACCACAGATTGACTCGTGCCAGTTCTCGTTGCAGATCAACAAGTGTTGTTTGGTCTCTTCCGTCTCAATCCCCCAATCATGGACGAACATATCATGACAAATCGAACTACCGATCCGAATCGACTGATCCCACTAAAGGCGTTACCGAATCTCTTGCCCAAAAGAGGAGGCAAAAAGATTCACTATTCAACGCTCTATCGGTGGGCTACCAAAGGGGCTCGGGGCCGACGTTTGGATACCGTCATGATTGGGGGGATTCGTTTTGCTTCCCTGGAAGCACTGGAGCGGTTTATCGGCAATCCCGTCTTGGAAACACCCCAAGAAGTGGATGACCTGTGTGGTGCAATTGATTCTGCTCTCGACGAAGCAGGGCTCTAACCAATCTCTCGCATTACCTCGATCGCCTTTTGCAGGTCTAGCTCTGCATAGATTTCGGTAGTACTAGTCGAACCATGTCCGTCAACGGCTCTTGCCGCGTCGATTCCAAACCGCTTTCGAATCTCTGTTGAAGCGGTATGGCGGATGCGATTTGGCGACCACTTATCGACACCTGCCTTGTCACAGGCTCGATGAATGGCCCGGCGGTAGCTGGCGGTTGTATAGCGATCGTTGGCCGATCGCTTGGGCGATGTCTTGCGATTGGTGCCTCGACGATTGCCACAAGAGAGTGGCGTTGTGCGTCGAGCTGTCGCCAAGGCTCGTCGCATCCGTTCCGACTCCGCAGGCGAAAAGCAATAGTCGGTCTCTAACCTACCTAAGTACTGCTTCAAGATGGCTTGAGCTTGAGGACCGATAGCTACAACTCGGTCCTTTTCGAAATGCTCCGTCTTATGCTCCGCTGGTCGATAAATCCACACTTCCCCCGAACGATCAATATCGCCTGGCGAAAGACTGCATACTTCCCCAGGTCGGGCGCTCGTTAAACGCTGAAAGCGAACCATATCGGCTACCATCGGGGGGAGATGTAGAAGCGTTGCATCGATCACAGCATCGTCCACTTGCGTGATGCGTTCAGTTTCCCTCGCCTTAGTTCTTCCCTTCTTTAGCCCTGCAAGCTGTTGCAAGGCTACAGGCACGGCGGCATCGACGATCTCTTTAGACGATGCCCATTTAAACATCGCCCTGATTCGATTGACCTGCTTGTTAATGTACTTCCGCGACCAATCCAGCTCTCTAACCATGGCATGCCGCAATTCATCGAGAGCAAGCGGACCGAACTCGGCAACGTAGGTTGTTGCATGGTGTTTTCGAAGCAGACGCAAGGCGTCGTCGATCGCCCCCGCCTCGCGAGTCACCTCGCCATT containing:
- a CDS encoding DUF1580 domain-containing protein, whose amino-acid sequence is MDEHIMTNRTTDPNRLIPLKALPNLLPKRGGKKIHYSTLYRWATKGARGRRLDTVMIGGIRFASLEALERFIGNPVLETPQEVDDLCGAIDSALDEAGL
- a CDS encoding tyrosine-type recombinase/integrase, which encodes MPRLFHRPPKYRLHKTTKQAVVSFFGKHIYLGPYGSQKSHQRYQEVLKDWEAARHQPSEQRQTDELPLEPAEKLVLSVTPNMLREKRLAGSPITISELIYVYRQHTHEYYRKNGEVTREAGAIDDALRLLRKHHATTYVAEFGPLALDELRHAMVRELDWSRKYINKQVNRIRAMFKWASSKEIVDAAVPVALQQLAGLKKGRTKARETERITQVDDAVIDATLLHLPPMVADMVRFQRLTSARPGEVCSLSPGDIDRSGEVWIYRPAEHKTEHFEKDRVVAIGPQAQAILKQYLGRLETDYCFSPAESERMRRALATARRTTPLSCGNRRGTNRKTSPKRSANDRYTTASYRRAIHRACDKAGVDKWSPNRIRHTASTEIRKRFGIDAARAVDGHGSTSTTEIYAELDLQKAIEVMREIG